One window of Candidatus Nitrospira kreftii genomic DNA carries:
- a CDS encoding AbrB family transcriptional regulator has protein sequence MSMSTLTNKGQATIPKDVRKRLNLNPGDRLEFVIDENGQVLLLPATVDVSELAGMLKRPTKPVTVAEMNRAIRKRGSTR, from the coding sequence ATGTCGATGTCAACCTTGACCAACAAGGGGCAAGCCACCATTCCGAAAGACGTGCGCAAGCGACTGAATCTCAATCCAGGAGATCGACTGGAATTTGTCATCGACGAAAACGGTCAAGTTCTTCTCCTACCGGCGACGGTCGATGTATCGGAACTTGCCGGTATGCTCAAACGTCCGACAAAACCCGTGACGGTTGCGGAGATGAATCGAGCCATTCGCAAGCGCGGGAGTACTCGGTGA
- a CDS encoding UDP-N-acetylglucosamine 2-epimerase: MKRIDIIAGARPNFMKIAPIIEALKAAEGRGSQLQYRLIHTGQHYDRAMSGSFFEELGIPDPDINLEVGSGTQAEQTAGIMVGYEKVLLKEKSDLCLVVGDVTSTMACSIAARKLGVPVAHVEGGIRSGDWTMPEEINRVVTDSITNWFFTTSETANDNLRRAGATDDQIFFVGNTMIDTLLKNMPRLRPPACWESLKLTPGRFFVVTLHRPANVDGERKLLDLLRAISDGTKGLPVVFPVHPRTAKNLRELDSKTPQLHYVDPLGYLEFNYLVKHAKGVITDSGGITEETTVLGVPCLTLRDNTERPETITIGTNALIGTDPSKLSPALARLMAGEWKKGAIPPLWDGKAAERIVAQLERLLLST; this comes from the coding sequence GTGAAACGTATCGATATCATTGCCGGGGCAAGACCAAATTTTATGAAAATCGCACCGATCATCGAGGCGCTGAAAGCCGCTGAAGGCCGTGGCAGTCAGCTGCAATATCGATTGATTCATACCGGTCAACATTATGACCGTGCGATGTCTGGGAGTTTCTTCGAAGAACTTGGAATTCCCGACCCAGATATTAATCTCGAGGTAGGGTCGGGGACTCAAGCCGAGCAAACTGCCGGGATCATGGTCGGGTATGAGAAAGTCTTATTGAAGGAGAAGAGCGACCTGTGCTTGGTCGTTGGTGATGTGACGTCAACTATGGCGTGTTCGATTGCAGCACGGAAGCTCGGCGTGCCGGTGGCTCACGTGGAAGGCGGCATCCGGTCCGGCGATTGGACGATGCCGGAGGAGATCAATCGAGTCGTGACCGATTCCATCACGAACTGGTTTTTTACGACCAGCGAAACGGCCAATGACAACCTGCGTCGTGCCGGGGCGACGGATGATCAAATCTTCTTCGTCGGCAACACGATGATCGACACCTTGCTCAAAAATATGCCGCGCTTACGACCCCCGGCTTGTTGGGAGTCGCTGAAGCTCACACCTGGTCGGTTTTTTGTCGTGACGCTGCACCGACCTGCCAATGTTGATGGTGAACGGAAACTTTTGGACCTGCTTCGAGCCATTAGTGACGGGACGAAGGGATTGCCTGTAGTGTTTCCCGTTCACCCACGGACCGCAAAAAATCTTCGAGAACTCGATAGTAAGACACCGCAACTGCATTATGTCGATCCACTCGGTTACCTGGAATTCAATTATCTCGTGAAGCACGCCAAGGGTGTGATTACCGATTCCGGTGGCATCACGGAAGAGACCACCGTCCTGGGCGTTCCCTGCCTGACTCTGCGTGACAACACCGAACGTCCAGAAACCATCACCATCGGGACCAACGCACTGATCGGAACTGATCCGAGCAAACTTTCACCTGCTCTTGCGCGATTGATGGCAGGGGAATGGAAGAAGGGAGCAATCCCTCCGCTATGGGATGGGAAGGCGGCGGAGCGAATCGTGGCACAGTTGGAGAGGTTGCTGCTCTCAACCTGA
- a CDS encoding GDP-L-fucose synthase, translated as MPFFWSDKRVVVTGGAGFLGSFVVDQLRAKGCEQIVVPRSRDYDLVQMDAVKQLYGDTKPDVVIHLAARVGGIGANQANPGRFFYDNLMMGAQLIEVGRQQGLKKFVATGTICAYPKFAPIPFKEDDIWNGYPEETNAPYGLAKKMMLAQSQAYRQQYGFNSIVLFPVNLYGPRDNFDLETSHVIPALIRKCAAAKEEGRAFITLWGDGSPTREFLYVEDAAEGILLAAEKYDGDLPVNLGTGEEVRIHDLATIIAAEVGFIGQIQWDATKPNGQPRRCLDVSRAKQLFGFQARHNLRDGLKNTVQWFQANRQSIREVHF; from the coding sequence ATGCCATTTTTCTGGTCTGATAAACGCGTGGTCGTGACCGGAGGAGCCGGGTTCCTCGGCTCTTTCGTCGTGGACCAGTTACGCGCGAAGGGTTGTGAACAGATCGTGGTGCCTCGAAGCCGAGACTATGATCTGGTGCAGATGGATGCCGTGAAGCAATTGTATGGCGACACCAAACCGGATGTCGTGATTCATTTGGCGGCTCGTGTCGGCGGCATCGGTGCGAATCAAGCCAATCCCGGACGGTTCTTCTACGACAACTTGATGATGGGTGCTCAGTTGATCGAGGTGGGCCGACAACAGGGTCTCAAGAAGTTTGTGGCCACCGGGACGATTTGTGCCTATCCCAAGTTCGCTCCGATTCCTTTCAAGGAAGACGACATCTGGAACGGGTATCCTGAAGAAACCAATGCCCCGTACGGATTGGCGAAGAAAATGATGCTGGCGCAGTCGCAGGCCTATCGGCAACAATATGGCTTCAACTCCATTGTGCTTTTCCCCGTGAATCTGTACGGACCGCGCGACAACTTTGACCTGGAAACCTCCCATGTCATTCCGGCCTTGATTCGGAAATGTGCTGCGGCGAAGGAAGAGGGGCGTGCATTCATCACTCTGTGGGGTGATGGATCTCCGACTCGGGAATTCTTGTATGTCGAGGATGCCGCCGAGGGGATTCTGCTCGCGGCCGAAAAGTATGATGGTGATCTCCCGGTCAATCTGGGAACGGGTGAAGAAGTCAGAATTCACGATCTCGCCACGATAATCGCGGCCGAGGTGGGGTTCATCGGTCAGATTCAGTGGGACGCGACCAAGCCGAACGGCCAGCCTCGTCGGTGTCTTGATGTCAGCCGGGCAAAACAGCTCTTTGGATTCCAGGCTCGACATAATTTGCGCGACGGACTAAAGAACACCGTTCAATGGTTTCAGGCCAACCGCCAGTCCATCCGCGAAGTCCATTTCTGA
- a CDS encoding hypothetical protein (conserved protein of unknown function): protein MQGLSERYVFPFEKLEVWQDSLALADAVLGLIDRVPRGRHFRLISQIEGAVASISQNIAEGKGRQHRKEFLQYLSIAQGSLYETVTLVELFRKRKILTANESVAVRIQAESLDRKLNGLMNAVRGQGRHGG, encoded by the coding sequence GTGCAGGGGTTGAGCGAGCGGTACGTCTTTCCATTCGAGAAGCTTGAAGTCTGGCAGGATTCGCTCGCACTTGCTGATGCCGTGTTAGGGCTGATTGACCGGGTCCCGCGAGGTAGACATTTTCGATTGATATCTCAGATTGAAGGGGCTGTCGCGTCGATCTCGCAAAACATCGCTGAAGGGAAGGGCCGACAACACAGGAAAGAATTCCTCCAGTACTTAAGCATTGCTCAAGGCTCTCTCTATGAAACGGTCACACTTGTTGAATTGTTCAGAAAAAGAAAAATCCTTACTGCTAACGAATCAGTTGCGGTTCGCATACAAGCTGAATCGCTTGATCGCAAACTAAATGGGCTGATGAATGCTGTCAGAGGACAGGGCCGTCACGGAGGGTAA
- a CDS encoding GDP-D-mannose dehydratase, NAD(P)-binding codes for MKKALITGITGQDGSYLSEFLLGRGYEVYGIVRRSSSFNTGRIDPIYEDPHVPHRRLHLVYGDLNDASSLNRILRTVQPDEIYNLGAQSHVRVSFDIPEYTGEITGLGTIRLLEAIRESGLRPKFYQASSSEMFGKVLEVPQKETTPFYPRSPYGAAKVYSYWITVNYREAYNLFACNGILFNHESPRRGETFVTRKITKAAARIKLGTQQDLFLGNLDAKRDWGYAGDYVEAMWMMLQASQPDDYVIATGETHTVKEMLELAFDRLQLDWKKHVKIDEKYYRPTEVDLLIGDAGKAKKELGWQPKVKFEELIAMMVDADLAAEKEKLDGTRKRV; via the coding sequence GTGAAGAAAGCACTCATCACCGGGATTACCGGCCAAGATGGCTCCTATCTGTCTGAATTCCTCCTGGGGAGAGGGTACGAGGTGTACGGCATTGTCCGCCGTTCCAGCTCGTTCAATACGGGTCGAATTGATCCTATTTATGAGGATCCGCATGTGCCCCATCGGCGACTCCATCTCGTCTATGGCGACTTGAACGACGCCAGCTCTCTGAATCGGATCTTGCGCACGGTCCAGCCAGATGAAATCTACAATCTTGGCGCCCAGAGCCATGTGCGAGTGAGTTTTGATATTCCTGAATATACAGGGGAGATCACGGGGCTCGGGACCATTCGGCTCCTTGAGGCGATTCGAGAGTCGGGGCTCAGGCCGAAGTTTTATCAAGCCTCATCGAGCGAGATGTTCGGGAAAGTATTGGAGGTGCCACAGAAAGAGACGACGCCGTTTTATCCCCGGAGTCCCTATGGGGCGGCCAAAGTCTATTCCTACTGGATCACGGTGAACTATCGAGAGGCCTACAACCTCTTTGCCTGCAATGGCATTCTCTTCAACCATGAATCACCTCGACGCGGTGAAACTTTCGTGACGAGGAAAATCACCAAGGCGGCGGCACGGATCAAGCTCGGTACGCAGCAAGACTTATTCTTAGGAAATCTAGATGCGAAGCGCGACTGGGGCTATGCCGGCGACTACGTTGAGGCTATGTGGATGATGTTGCAGGCATCGCAGCCCGATGACTATGTGATCGCGACAGGGGAAACTCATACCGTCAAGGAAATGTTGGAGCTGGCGTTCGACCGGCTACAGCTCGATTGGAAGAAGCATGTCAAGATCGACGAAAAATACTATCGACCCACGGAGGTCGATCTGTTGATTGGAGATGCCGGCAAGGCTAAGAAGGAACTCGGATGGCAGCCTAAAGTGAAATTTGAAGAATTGATCGCCATGATGGTCGATGCGGATCTGGCTGCGGAAAAAGAGAAATTGGATGGGACCAGGAAGAGAGTATGA
- a CDS encoding hypothetical protein (conserved protein of unknown function), whose protein sequence is MGACSSQNHIMATVSSQHVRSAGVLLCLVACGLLAAHSINAFVADALYIMPEPPAGVSVGAPGGAPSLASYSPLRAVEQIRSSGLFLLPPSVGDGTTNAASSRRPGAAGAAVRASLGLAEKLRLIGVVLGDQRGVFAIIEDLASKQQSLYHLHDSVLDFGEVSDIRRNGIVIRQGNLEELLELAHAEAPPVASDSAGTPPSPKKPSTSGAPLRKVVDRREVELAMSDLPKLLSQARAVPNMANGAVNGYRLDYIAPASFYEKIGVQTGDVLQRVNGVDIRDPSTMLSLLQQLKNEQIVKLDVVRNNQRSTITYELR, encoded by the coding sequence ATGGGAGCTTGTTCTAGTCAGAACCATATTATGGCAACAGTTTCTTCTCAACATGTCCGCTCCGCTGGTGTGCTGCTATGTCTGGTGGCGTGCGGGTTGCTCGCCGCCCACTCCATCAATGCGTTTGTCGCAGATGCGTTGTACATAATGCCGGAGCCTCCTGCTGGAGTCAGCGTCGGCGCACCGGGAGGAGCTCCATCGCTCGCGTCTTACTCGCCCCTCCGAGCGGTTGAGCAGATTCGGTCAAGCGGACTCTTCCTTCTTCCGCCTAGCGTCGGCGACGGCACGACGAATGCTGCAAGCTCTAGACGTCCTGGGGCCGCCGGTGCCGCGGTGCGGGCTTCCCTCGGTTTGGCAGAGAAGCTGCGGTTGATCGGAGTCGTGTTGGGCGATCAGCGCGGTGTCTTTGCGATCATTGAAGACCTCGCATCGAAGCAGCAATCGCTGTATCATCTTCACGACTCGGTGCTGGATTTCGGTGAGGTCAGTGACATTCGTCGTAACGGGATCGTGATTCGCCAAGGCAATTTGGAAGAGTTGCTGGAGCTGGCGCATGCGGAAGCCCCACCTGTCGCTAGCGATTCCGCCGGCACACCCCCCTCTCCTAAAAAACCGTCGACTTCCGGCGCTCCCCTACGAAAAGTCGTCGATCGCCGCGAAGTGGAGCTGGCCATGAGCGATCTCCCAAAACTCTTATCGCAGGCGAGAGCCGTACCCAATATGGCCAACGGAGCGGTGAATGGCTATCGACTGGACTACATCGCCCCGGCGAGTTTTTATGAAAAGATCGGTGTTCAGACTGGAGACGTCTTGCAGCGCGTCAACGGGGTCGACATCCGTGACCCCAGTACCATGTTGAGCCTGCTCCAACAGCTCAAGAATGAGCAGATCGTCAAGCTCGATGTGGTTCGGAACAACCAACGCTCGACAATTACCTATGAATTACGGTGA
- a CDS encoding general secretory pathway component, cryptic — MKEIGHMLETDQPDSGPRRPLLGRILEEKFHLLESKLEEALSYQQEKGGRLGEVLLHLRTLREEQLLEALAQQFEMTWMPQLDTSHVDHELIKKVPIAFCRRYHVLPLRYEEGFILTASTDPLETVALDDLRLLLGKPIKPILTSSVTLLSCLNRAYDEIANPAGAEQVMEDIAANQSLDQLAHELDEPQDLLDATDEAPIIRLVNSVLFQAVRQRASDIHFESFERGLVIRYRIDGVLYPVLTPPKHLQASIIARLKIMAGLNIAEKRLPQDGRFAIRTSGKDVDLRVSVLPTSHGERVVLRLLEKENRLLNLSEMGFSKERLAVIHQLIQLAHGIILVTGPTGSGKTTTLYAALSHINAPDKNIITVEDPVEYQLVGVGQMQVNPKINLSFAAGLRSILRQDPDVIMIGEIRDRETAEIAIHASLTGHLVFSTLHTNDAASAATRLIDMGIEPFLVASSVVAVLAQRLLRRICPDCKRSYTASEEELDRLDLPPGSNTTLYRGAGCAACSQTGYRGRTGIFELMVLDDEIRRLIGSKADSTAIKQAAIAKGMVTLKQEGADRVIQGHTTLEEVMRITQQEIDVD; from the coding sequence ATGAAAGAAATTGGCCACATGCTTGAGACCGATCAACCCGATTCCGGTCCTCGTCGTCCTCTGTTGGGACGCATCCTCGAGGAGAAGTTTCATCTCTTGGAGTCAAAGCTGGAGGAAGCGTTATCTTATCAACAGGAAAAGGGCGGCCGATTGGGAGAGGTCCTGCTCCATTTGCGCACATTACGGGAAGAACAGTTGCTGGAAGCACTCGCGCAACAATTTGAGATGACGTGGATGCCGCAGCTGGATACCAGCCATGTCGACCACGAGCTGATCAAGAAGGTCCCCATCGCCTTTTGTCGGCGATACCACGTCTTACCACTTCGGTATGAAGAGGGGTTTATCCTGACCGCCTCGACCGACCCTCTGGAAACCGTCGCCCTGGATGACCTTCGACTGCTCTTAGGCAAACCCATCAAGCCCATCTTGACGAGCAGCGTGACCCTCCTCAGCTGCTTAAACCGCGCGTACGACGAAATTGCTAATCCGGCCGGTGCCGAGCAAGTGATGGAAGATATTGCGGCGAACCAGAGCCTCGACCAGCTGGCGCACGAACTTGATGAGCCGCAAGACTTGCTCGATGCGACCGATGAGGCTCCGATCATCCGGCTGGTCAACTCGGTGCTGTTTCAGGCGGTTCGACAACGAGCCAGTGACATCCACTTTGAATCCTTCGAACGTGGGCTGGTGATCCGCTATCGTATCGACGGTGTGCTGTATCCGGTCCTCACACCACCGAAGCATTTGCAAGCGAGCATCATCGCGCGACTGAAGATCATGGCCGGCCTCAATATAGCCGAGAAGCGCCTCCCGCAAGACGGCCGCTTCGCCATTCGGACCTCCGGAAAGGATGTTGACCTTCGAGTCTCCGTGTTACCGACGTCACACGGCGAGCGAGTCGTGCTGCGCTTGTTGGAGAAGGAAAATCGACTCCTGAATCTTTCGGAGATGGGATTCTCAAAAGAACGACTCGCGGTGATTCATCAACTGATCCAGCTCGCTCACGGGATTATTCTCGTTACCGGCCCCACGGGAAGCGGCAAGACGACCACGCTCTATGCCGCATTGAGCCACATCAACGCACCGGACAAGAACATTATTACCGTCGAGGACCCGGTCGAATACCAGTTGGTCGGAGTCGGGCAGATGCAGGTCAACCCCAAGATCAATCTGTCCTTTGCTGCCGGACTGCGGTCGATCCTTCGACAAGACCCCGACGTCATCATGATCGGTGAAATCCGCGACCGTGAAACAGCGGAGATCGCCATTCACGCCTCCCTCACAGGACACCTGGTGTTTTCCACGCTGCACACAAACGATGCCGCAAGCGCTGCCACACGCCTGATCGATATGGGTATCGAGCCGTTTCTCGTCGCGTCATCGGTCGTCGCCGTGCTTGCCCAGCGATTACTGAGACGGATCTGCCCGGACTGTAAGCGATCGTATACGGCAAGCGAGGAAGAACTCGATCGTCTCGATTTACCGCCCGGTTCGAACACCACGCTCTATCGAGGGGCAGGCTGTGCAGCCTGTTCGCAGACCGGGTATCGCGGACGAACCGGCATTTTCGAACTCATGGTGCTCGACGACGAAATCAGGCGTCTGATCGGGAGCAAAGCGGACTCAACCGCCATCAAACAGGCGGCCATCGCCAAGGGCATGGTGACGTTAAAGCAGGAAGGTGCGGACCGAGTCATCCAGGGTCACACCACGCTGGAAGAAGTCATGCGAATCACTCAACAAGAAATCGACGTCGACTAG
- a CDS encoding hypothetical protein (conserved membrane protein of unknown function) codes for MPVYQYHGYRSDGGAATGIVDAENVKVARLKLRKEGVYPTDVVEQNQPSGRSQEKGRSTTARTTGKSSVLSATDLSLLTRQFATLLVAGLPLVDALGVLVDQAQKKPLKALLADIREQIRGGKALSVVLESYEKDFSSIYVHMVRAGETSGALDQILFRLAEFLEKQQALRNKVTNAMLYPIIMLVIGTIILFFLITFVVPKITQVFAQQKQALPWPTVALMSVSEFMADYWMVLVGLVIGGLYLLRRFTHTARGRMVADRVTLRLPLIGDVARMVSISRLTSTLSTMLASGVQLLDALDVSKRVMNNRVLEETVEGARQNIREGETIADPLKRSGEFPALVTHMIAVGEKSGEMEEMLRRVSQIYDSEVERVIARLTSLMEPIMILVMGAIVLFIVVAILLPIFEMGQMIR; via the coding sequence ATGCCTGTCTATCAATACCATGGGTACCGGAGCGACGGTGGAGCCGCGACAGGGATCGTCGACGCAGAAAACGTCAAGGTTGCGCGGCTGAAGCTCAGGAAAGAAGGGGTGTATCCGACCGATGTCGTCGAGCAAAACCAACCATCGGGTCGCTCGCAAGAAAAAGGCCGTTCCACGACCGCGCGTACGACCGGGAAATCTTCCGTCCTTTCGGCAACCGACCTGTCCTTGCTGACCAGGCAATTTGCGACACTCCTGGTCGCCGGGCTCCCTCTGGTCGACGCGCTCGGCGTCCTCGTGGACCAAGCCCAGAAAAAACCTCTTAAAGCCCTTCTCGCCGATATCAGAGAACAAATTCGCGGTGGAAAAGCGTTGAGTGTCGTCTTGGAATCGTATGAGAAGGATTTTTCCTCCATCTACGTCCATATGGTACGAGCCGGCGAAACCAGCGGCGCACTTGATCAGATCCTGTTCAGGCTCGCGGAGTTTTTGGAGAAGCAACAGGCCCTGAGGAATAAAGTCACCAATGCGATGCTCTATCCCATCATCATGTTGGTCATTGGGACGATCATCTTGTTTTTCCTCATCACCTTTGTCGTGCCCAAGATTACCCAAGTATTCGCGCAACAGAAACAGGCATTGCCCTGGCCGACCGTCGCACTGATGTCGGTCAGCGAGTTCATGGCCGATTATTGGATGGTGCTGGTGGGGCTCGTCATCGGAGGTCTGTACTTACTCCGGCGATTTACCCATACTGCACGAGGCCGCATGGTCGCCGACCGCGTGACGCTCAGGCTCCCGCTGATCGGCGACGTCGCTAGAATGGTGTCGATTTCCAGACTCACGAGCACCCTGTCAACGATGTTGGCGAGCGGTGTCCAATTACTCGATGCACTAGATGTCTCCAAACGGGTGATGAACAATCGTGTGCTCGAAGAAACAGTGGAAGGCGCGCGGCAGAATATCCGCGAGGGCGAGACGATCGCCGATCCCTTGAAGCGGAGCGGAGAATTTCCTGCCTTGGTCACTCACATGATCGCCGTCGGTGAGAAAAGCGGGGAAATGGAAGAGATGCTGCGCCGGGTCAGCCAAATTTACGACAGCGAAGTCGAGCGCGTGATTGCCCGCTTGACCTCTTTGATGGAGCCGATCATGATTCTCGTGATGGGGGCCATTGTACTCTTCATCGTCGTCGCGATTCTCTTACCCATCTTCGAAATGGGGCAAATGATACGATGA
- a CDS encoding pseudopilin, cryptic, general secretion pathway, producing MSDSEQRIDQPLQTTEKNRLIFVGVRLMQRTRGSSAGFTFIEIMVVVAILAILAALVVPRIMGRTDDAKRTAAKVQIRNIEGALQLYKLDNGIYPTTEQGLKALIEKPAVGVVPKKWKIGGYLPKLPEDPWGNPYKYVSPVQRGDQKIDYEITSLGTDGEVGGEGVNADITNWNLDKE from the coding sequence ATGAGTGATTCAGAACAGCGGATCGATCAGCCGTTACAGACGACGGAAAAGAACCGACTCATCTTCGTAGGCGTCCGCCTGATGCAGCGGACACGAGGATCTTCCGCCGGCTTTACCTTTATCGAGATCATGGTGGTCGTCGCTATTTTGGCCATCCTCGCAGCATTGGTTGTTCCCCGCATCATGGGCAGGACCGATGACGCCAAACGGACCGCTGCAAAGGTGCAGATACGCAATATCGAAGGCGCGCTGCAACTCTACAAATTGGATAACGGGATCTACCCCACCACCGAGCAGGGTCTCAAAGCCCTCATCGAAAAGCCGGCCGTCGGTGTGGTGCCCAAGAAGTGGAAGATCGGTGGGTACCTGCCGAAGCTTCCGGAAGATCCCTGGGGCAATCCATACAAATATGTCAGCCCCGTCCAGCGGGGAGACCAAAAGATCGACTACGAAATCACCTCTCTGGGAACAGACGGAGAGGTCGGCGGCGAGGGTGTGAACGCCGATATCACCAATTGGAATCTGGACAAAGAATAA
- a CDS encoding hypothetical protein (conserved protein of unknown function) produces the protein MREGSGWRSPAGFTIFEMLIVLFLLGGILAIMIPRISFEEDLRSTGRTLIGLLRTLQGDAASKQTPLRLYLDLDRGLYWLMLVEGKEERLPLDPAWKTPRSLPESIRLTEVSIGPDKHMSGRVGLSFFTNGRIEPVTLYLMDSKNNLLGLAVDSLTGGIRVSDERFDLPRHRFIPDRVRTLLKARPQTGAAGPGIGGTPNLQ, from the coding sequence ATGCGTGAAGGATCGGGATGGCGGTCTCCGGCTGGTTTCACGATTTTTGAGATGCTGATCGTCCTATTTCTGCTTGGAGGAATTTTGGCCATCATGATTCCTCGAATCAGCTTCGAAGAGGATCTCCGCTCCACAGGAAGAACACTGATCGGTCTTCTTCGAACGCTTCAAGGGGACGCAGCCTCGAAGCAGACACCCTTAAGGCTCTATCTCGACCTGGATCGAGGGCTCTACTGGTTGATGCTCGTGGAGGGCAAAGAAGAGCGCCTCCCACTTGATCCGGCCTGGAAAACCCCTCGTTCGTTACCCGAATCCATACGTCTTACTGAGGTATCCATCGGGCCAGACAAGCATATGTCCGGACGAGTCGGTCTATCGTTCTTCACGAATGGGCGTATCGAGCCGGTCACGTTATACCTCATGGACTCAAAGAACAATCTGTTGGGACTGGCGGTTGATTCATTGACCGGGGGGATTCGGGTCAGTGATGAACGGTTCGACCTTCCACGACACCGCTTTATCCCCGATCGTGTCAGAACCCTGCTGAAAGCCAGACCGCAGACAGGAGCGGCGGGGCCTGGGATCGGCGGGACTCCCAACCTCCAGTAG
- a CDS encoding hypothetical protein (conserved protein of unknown function): MVHGRQRTEADDAGFTLLEVLLAIALLAIALPVLLGLRNFDLDLQDRASELTTATLLAQEKLVEVELLGQYAIGETVGEFRHVPLGAQPVTHTDPRAVGYRWKQTIAPTPLELIREIRIKVTWPRSEREESLEVSTYVFAGRLTF, translated from the coding sequence ATGGTGCACGGCAGACAACGAACCGAAGCCGACGACGCAGGATTCACCCTCCTAGAAGTGCTCCTGGCGATCGCCTTGCTGGCAATTGCGCTGCCGGTTCTCCTTGGCCTGAGAAACTTTGATCTGGATCTCCAGGACAGAGCCTCGGAATTGACGACAGCGACATTGTTGGCCCAAGAGAAATTGGTGGAGGTGGAACTATTGGGGCAGTATGCCATCGGCGAAACTGTCGGCGAGTTTCGGCATGTGCCCCTCGGGGCCCAACCCGTAACTCACACCGACCCGAGAGCGGTCGGGTACAGATGGAAACAAACCATCGCACCGACTCCACTCGAGTTGATTCGTGAAATTCGCATCAAAGTGACTTGGCCTCGCAGTGAACGTGAGGAAAGCCTGGAGGTGAGCACATATGTCTTCGCCGGCCGCCTCACTTTTTAA
- a CDS encoding putative General secretion pathway protein J → MSSPAASLFKDQSGFTLVEVLVAVALLGTIAAMVFGSLITTTQAVEAGRDHVSREQTVRKILRLMAEEIALSKRNLAYPWVGMNGTQEGQPADTLAFLAMSQSLSSGTTKESETIRVVYTRERDRLIRFVRRNLYTLTDTDETLEQMELADRVQAFNVRYYDDQNRIWLDEWPTASKLPKAVLIEVTFHYPDATPWTVREWITIGTS, encoded by the coding sequence ATGTCTTCGCCGGCCGCCTCACTTTTTAAAGACCAATCGGGTTTTACACTGGTCGAAGTATTGGTCGCCGTGGCACTGCTTGGCACCATCGCGGCCATGGTCTTCGGCTCGCTCATCACGACCACGCAGGCCGTCGAGGCCGGAAGAGATCATGTATCGAGAGAACAAACCGTCAGAAAGATTTTACGTCTCATGGCTGAAGAGATTGCCCTCAGCAAACGGAACCTTGCCTACCCCTGGGTGGGAATGAACGGAACACAAGAAGGGCAACCGGCCGACACGCTCGCGTTTCTGGCGATGAGTCAGAGCCTGAGTTCCGGGACGACGAAGGAGAGCGAAACTATTCGTGTTGTGTATACGCGAGAACGCGATCGGTTGATTCGGTTCGTTCGCAGGAACCTCTACACCCTGACCGACACCGATGAGACGTTGGAACAAATGGAACTGGCCGATCGCGTACAGGCCTTCAACGTTCGGTATTATGACGACCAGAACCGGATTTGGCTCGACGAATGGCCGACGGCCAGCAAGTTGCCAAAAGCCGTGTTAATTGAAGTGACATTCCACTATCCCGATGCCACACCGTGGACCGTGCGCGAGTGGATCACGATCGGCACATCATGA